Proteins from a genomic interval of Cervus elaphus chromosome 13, mCerEla1.1, whole genome shotgun sequence:
- the SNURF gene encoding SNRPN upstream reading frame protein, translating to MERARDRLHLRRTTEQHVPEVEVQVKRRRTASLSNQECHLYLRRSQQQQVPVVDFQAELRQAFLAETPRGG from the exons ATGGAGCGGGCCAG GGACCGTTTACACTTGAGACGGACTACAGAACAGCACGTGCCAGAGGTGGAAGTCCAAGTCAAACGTAGAAGGACAGCCTCACTGAGCAACCAGGA GTGTCACCTGTACCTGAGGCGATCTCAGCAGCAGCAAGTACCTGTGGTGGATTTCCAGGCAGAACTGAGACAGGCATTCTTAGCTGAGACACCAAGAGGTGGTTAA